The Brasilonema sennae CENA114 genome includes a region encoding these proteins:
- a CDS encoding glycoside hydrolase 100 family protein, whose translation MQLNDLVSSNSVEKDAWTAIENSILYYRGRPIGTLAASDVTIEALNYDQCFVRDFVSSALIFLSKGRTDIVRNFLEETLRLQPKERQLNAYMPGRGLMPASFKVVCDGEEEYLEPDFGEHAIARVTPVDSCLWWVLLLRAYVVATRDFSLAYQPDFQHGLRLIMELCLATRFDMYPTLLVPDGACMIDRRMGIFGHPLEIQALFFAALRAARELLVCQGNEDIVTAIDNRLPLLQTHIRQHYWMDLHRLNKIYRFKSEEYGKAAANPFNVYADSLPYYELDKWLPRKGGYLVGNVGPSQLDTRFFALANMMAIVSDLTSEDQSQAIMNLIEERWEDLVGDMPMKICFPALENEEYKIVTGCDPKNIPWSYHNGGSWPVLLWLLSAAAVKTNRIDLAHRAVEIAETRLHEDEWPEYYDGKKGRLTGKQARKYQTWTIAGFLLAKELLRNPRFLPLVSFGSFSVEPASRACEFEIVETNTLYFG comes from the coding sequence ATGCAGTTAAATGACTTGGTATCGAGCAACAGTGTAGAAAAAGACGCGTGGACAGCAATTGAAAACTCAATTCTCTACTATAGAGGTCGTCCTATAGGAACACTAGCTGCTTCTGATGTAACAATAGAGGCGCTGAATTATGACCAATGTTTTGTCCGAGATTTTGTCTCTTCAGCTTTAATTTTTCTGAGCAAGGGTAGAACAGATATTGTCCGTAACTTTTTAGAAGAAACTTTAAGGTTACAGCCAAAAGAAAGACAGCTGAATGCTTATATGCCAGGTCGGGGTTTAATGCCAGCTAGCTTTAAAGTTGTATGTGACGGTGAAGAAGAATATTTAGAACCTGATTTTGGTGAACATGCGATCGCCCGAGTCACACCTGTTGATTCTTGCTTGTGGTGGGTTCTTTTATTACGTGCTTATGTGGTTGCTACGAGAGATTTTTCTCTAGCATATCAACCGGACTTCCAACACGGTCTAAGATTAATTATGGAACTGTGTTTGGCAACTCGGTTTGATATGTACCCGACGCTATTGGTTCCAGATGGTGCTTGTATGATTGACCGTCGTATGGGTATCTTTGGGCATCCATTGGAAATTCAAGCTCTATTTTTTGCTGCATTGCGTGCTGCTAGAGAACTGCTAGTTTGTCAGGGTAATGAAGATATTGTTACAGCTATTGATAATCGCTTACCGCTTTTACAGACTCATATTCGCCAGCATTATTGGATGGATCTTCATCGTTTAAATAAGATTTATCGTTTCAAGAGTGAAGAGTATGGCAAAGCAGCGGCTAATCCCTTCAACGTATATGCAGATTCACTACCTTATTATGAATTAGACAAGTGGCTGCCAAGAAAAGGGGGTTATCTAGTTGGTAATGTAGGACCTTCGCAGCTAGATACTCGCTTCTTTGCTTTAGCAAACATGATGGCTATTGTCTCAGACCTTACTAGTGAAGATCAATCACAAGCAATTATGAATCTCATCGAAGAAAGATGGGAGGATTTGGTGGGAGATATGCCCATGAAAATTTGTTTCCCAGCTTTGGAAAACGAAGAATATAAGATTGTCACTGGATGTGACCCCAAAAACATACCCTGGTCATATCATAATGGTGGAAGTTGGCCTGTTTTACTGTGGTTATTATCCGCAGCTGCTGTGAAAACAAATAGAATAGATCTTGCACACAGGGCTGTTGAAATTGCAGAAACACGCTTACATGAAGATGAATGGCCAGAGTATTACGATGGTAAGAAGGGGCGACTCACTGGCAAACAAGCCAGAAAATATCAAACTTGGACAATTGCTGGATTCTTATTAGCAAAAGAACTATTACGCAACCCTAGATTTTTACCTTTGGTCAGTTTTGGATCATTTAGTGTAGAACCTGCTTCTCGGGCTTGTGAGTTTGAAATCGTTGAGACTAACACTCTATATTTTGGTTAA
- a CDS encoding metallophosphoesterase family protein — protein MKFKRRQFLFLSSLSTIGLGFIGCVTRQAGKTPGIDVSKAATPPNPAKNNSLLRFVSVADTGTGDQGQYAVAKAMTNYHSKNPYDLVVLAGDNIYTNGEMEKIGAVFERPYAPLLKQGVKFQAALGNHDIRTANGDLQLKYLNFNMKGRYYTFQRDHAQFFVLDTNTNADWQKQLKWLEQELSTSKAPWKIVYGHHPVYASGVYGSNPTFIKNFTPLFQKYGVQLYINGHEHHYERTRSINGTTYLICGGGAGTRPVGRSEWTQYSAEKLSFAAYEVYADRIEISGIGTDNSVFDKGVIQLKSA, from the coding sequence ATGAAGTTCAAACGTCGTCAATTTTTGTTTCTCAGTAGCCTCAGCACCATAGGGTTAGGATTTATAGGTTGTGTCACTCGTCAAGCTGGCAAAACTCCTGGAATTGATGTCTCAAAAGCGGCTACACCCCCTAATCCAGCCAAAAACAATTCCTTACTACGTTTTGTTTCTGTTGCAGATACAGGTACTGGAGATCAAGGACAATATGCTGTAGCTAAAGCAATGACTAACTATCACAGTAAAAATCCCTATGATTTAGTGGTTTTAGCTGGTGATAATATCTACACCAATGGTGAAATGGAAAAAATTGGTGCGGTATTTGAGCGTCCCTATGCACCATTATTAAAGCAAGGTGTTAAATTTCAGGCTGCTCTCGGAAATCACGATATTCGTACCGCAAACGGCGACCTTCAACTAAAGTATCTCAATTTTAATATGAAGGGACGATATTACACATTTCAACGCGATCATGCGCAATTTTTTGTTTTAGATACGAACACCAACGCTGATTGGCAAAAGCAGCTAAAATGGTTGGAGCAAGAATTAAGCACCTCTAAAGCACCTTGGAAAATTGTGTATGGTCATCATCCGGTTTATGCATCGGGTGTGTATGGTAGCAATCCAACATTTATTAAAAACTTTACTCCACTCTTTCAAAAATACGGTGTTCAACTATATATAAATGGTCACGAACATCATTATGAACGCACTCGTTCCATTAATGGAACTACTTATTTAATATGCGGCGGTGGTGCGGGAACTCGTCCTGTAGGTCGTTCTGAATGGACACAATATTCAGCAGAAAAGTTAAGTTTTGCTGCCTATGAGGTTTATGCAGATAGAATAGAAATTAGTGGAATCGGTACTGACAATAGCGTTTTTGATAAAGGTGTTATTCAACTCAAATCAGCTTAA
- a CDS encoding AAA family ATPase, which yields MKVKRIKINSFRGIGDLTLDLPETEPAVLIGINGVGKSSILDCIAILLSQFTGQIQHGHSTRSLSEQDITNESPKMEISIIISPQPKEEITWSLSEERKEGKSVKSAGEVRLEAIKSLIDGISQQRIEKLGYGDEVTNALQAASIVLSQIKADEVSQDPLKDLQTLVDDINNQLVNNDNASIPLAVYYPVNRAVLDMPLEISEEHLFTQRNAYDQALTGGRIDFKSFFEWFRNREDLENELRRDNPNHRDKQLEAIRGAVSSLQPDFSDLRVERSPLRMTIKKQGQELIVNQLSDGEKCLLAMVGDLARRLAIANPSLDNPLEGEGIVLIDEIELHLHPKWQRQVITALIRTFPNCQFIITTHSPQVVSHVKPNSIYLLQATPDGIVAERPENSFGRDSNQILEDLMGVSERPQEIKENLQNLFRLIDQGHLDRAKQLRQNLADEIGEDDPEFVRADVLIRRKEILNR from the coding sequence ATGAAAGTCAAGCGTATAAAAATAAATTCTTTCCGTGGAATCGGTGATTTGACGCTTGATTTGCCGGAAACTGAGCCAGCTGTACTTATTGGTATCAATGGTGTTGGAAAATCTAGTATTTTGGACTGTATTGCTATTCTTTTATCCCAGTTTACCGGGCAAATTCAACATGGTCATTCCACACGTTCATTAAGTGAACAAGATATCACGAATGAAAGCCCAAAAATGGAGATTTCAATAATAATTTCTCCGCAGCCAAAAGAAGAAATTACCTGGTCTTTAAGTGAGGAACGTAAAGAGGGCAAATCGGTTAAAAGTGCGGGTGAAGTCCGATTAGAGGCTATCAAATCTTTGATAGATGGTATTAGTCAGCAACGCATAGAAAAGCTTGGATATGGAGACGAAGTTACAAACGCCTTACAAGCAGCCTCAATAGTGCTCAGTCAGATAAAAGCTGATGAAGTGAGTCAAGACCCTTTAAAAGATTTACAAACACTGGTTGACGACATAAACAATCAGTTAGTAAATAATGATAACGCTAGTATTCCTTTGGCCGTTTATTATCCAGTCAATCGCGCCGTTCTTGATATGCCTTTGGAAATTTCCGAAGAACATTTATTTACCCAAAGAAATGCCTACGACCAAGCACTGACTGGTGGAAGGATTGACTTCAAAAGTTTCTTTGAATGGTTTAGAAACCGCGAAGATTTGGAAAATGAATTGCGACGGGATAATCCGAATCATCGAGATAAGCAGTTAGAAGCAATAAGAGGGGCGGTATCATCTTTACAACCAGATTTCTCAGATTTACGAGTTGAGCGATCGCCCTTACGAATGACTATCAAAAAACAAGGTCAAGAACTCATCGTTAATCAATTATCTGATGGCGAAAAATGCTTGTTAGCAATGGTGGGTGATTTGGCAAGGCGCTTGGCAATTGCCAACCCAAGTTTAGATAATCCACTCGAAGGGGAAGGTATTGTTCTCATTGATGAAATTGAACTACACCTGCACCCCAAATGGCAACGGCAAGTGATTACAGCTTTGATAAGAACATTCCCCAATTGTCAGTTTATTATCACCACCCATTCACCACAAGTGGTGAGTCACGTCAAACCAAACAGCATTTACCTCCTGCAAGCAACACCTGATGGTATCGTTGCTGAACGTCCGGAAAACTCGTTTGGCAGAGATAGCAATCAAATTCTAGAAGATCTCATGGGGGTATCAGAAAGACCTCAAGAAATCAAAGAAAATCTCCAGAATTTGTTTAGATTAATTGACCAGGGACATCTCGATCGCGCTAAGCAATTGCGCCAAAATTTAGCTGATGAAATTGGAGAAGACGATCCGGAATTTGTGAGAGCAGATGTCCTTATTCGACGCAAGGAAATTCTCAATCGATGA
- a CDS encoding retron system putative HNH endonuclease encodes MKYIQKSKEPDSLTKWKQKLGSRTPDWKSFPQPVKNEVYHSLLQEQGFICCYCGMSIARKQCHIEHFRPKSVYKDLTFEYTNLIASCQGEDEHRPRVPVHCGHKKQAWFDEELMISPLDPKCADYFKYSGFGEILPTDDHDKQAAAKTTIQKLALSIDKLRKMRRAAIDATLLATDGLTATEVQLLAQGYEKPDADGRYMPFSAAIMYILKQYF; translated from the coding sequence ATGAAGTATATTCAAAAGAGTAAAGAACCAGATAGCTTAACCAAATGGAAGCAGAAACTGGGTAGCCGAACACCCGACTGGAAATCCTTCCCACAACCAGTGAAAAATGAAGTCTATCACTCACTACTACAAGAGCAAGGTTTCATTTGTTGCTACTGTGGTATGTCTATAGCCAGAAAGCAATGCCATATTGAACATTTTAGACCCAAGAGTGTTTATAAAGATCTAACATTTGAGTACACTAATCTGATAGCTTCATGCCAAGGCGAAGATGAACACAGACCTCGTGTACCAGTGCATTGTGGACACAAAAAACAAGCTTGGTTTGATGAGGAACTGATGATTTCCCCGTTAGATCCAAAATGTGCAGATTACTTTAAGTACTCTGGTTTTGGAGAAATTTTGCCAACAGATGATCACGATAAACAAGCCGCCGCTAAAACCACAATTCAAAAACTAGCACTTAGCATTGATAAGTTGAGAAAGATGAGGCGTGCAGCTATTGATGCTACACTGCTAGCTACTGACGGGTTGACAGCTACAGAAGTACAGCTTCTTGCTCAGGGTTATGAAAAGCCAGATGCAGATGGAAGATACATGCCGTTCTCTGCGGCGATTATGTATATACTCAAGCAATATTTTTGA
- a CDS encoding NACHT domain-containing protein, which yields MARSLRASEAGIKKAEEAFKLKGWTQDHLAGRADCTRQVVINFFAKRPVEKKLFQNICSELNLEWGEIAELEPGEEETGKTVDINDLVKTARENIRDSIDKRCSTMRVLDMNQPIGLDDIYTSVNILEKITGRRRLEIAELLQGLSIENFERFSLGDVREKRVPDLDAVNKHSKLMILGKPGAGKTTFLKYLALQCIEGRFQANHIPLFITLKEFAELPNQPNLLEYLIQLFASLGIAPNTKIKTGFLASFLNRTTTDTNQLVDLTAVEQLLNQGKLLILLDGLDEVREADNKRVLSHIRDFTIQYHKNQFVISCRIAAREYTFEQFTEVEVADFDEQQIHSFAQKWFKAKDDVIKAERFTEKLKDDKPIQELATNPLLLTLLCLVFEESGNFPSNRSELYKESLDVLLKKWDVKRNIERDQVYKELSLKRKEDLLSRIALETFKRGDYFFKQKEIEREITQYIQNLPNASTNPEALQLDSEAVLKSIEAQHGLFVERARSIYSFSHLTFHEYFTARKLVTSANPYATNDKALQALTTHLTEKRWREVFLLTVGMLDSADALLQLMKNTIDALLEKDEKLQEFFAWVEQKSSSVETSYKPAAVRSFYVYLARGRGRAQDRALNRALNLALYLNLALDLDLALNLALNRARALNRALNRARALNLVRDLARALNLARDLAQALNLARDRNLKLQQLLQQLENQLPKHKNDLEAYVSWWQAESQAWTQQLRTVMIEYRNIGHDWQFSDSQKKLLIQYLDANKLLVDCLNSDCYVSRKVRQEIEDTLLLPVKK from the coding sequence ATGGCAAGGTCACTCCGAGCATCAGAAGCAGGAATTAAAAAAGCTGAGGAGGCATTTAAACTTAAGGGGTGGACGCAGGATCATCTAGCAGGACGCGCTGACTGTACTCGTCAAGTTGTGATTAACTTCTTTGCCAAACGACCTGTTGAAAAGAAGTTGTTCCAAAATATTTGCAGTGAACTCAATTTGGAGTGGGGTGAAATTGCAGAACTGGAGCCAGGGGAAGAAGAAACAGGTAAGACTGTTGATATTAATGATTTAGTGAAGACAGCACGAGAAAATATTCGCGACAGCATTGATAAGCGATGCAGCACCATGCGAGTGCTAGATATGAATCAGCCAATCGGCTTGGATGATATCTACACGAGCGTCAACATTCTTGAAAAAATCACCGGACGCAGACGGCTAGAAATAGCTGAACTTCTCCAAGGTTTATCTATTGAGAATTTTGAGCGATTTAGTTTGGGTGATGTGCGTGAGAAAAGAGTTCCAGATCTAGATGCAGTGAACAAGCACTCAAAGTTAATGATTTTGGGTAAACCAGGTGCAGGTAAGACAACATTTCTCAAATATTTGGCACTCCAATGTATTGAAGGTAGGTTCCAAGCAAATCACATTCCTTTGTTTATTACACTCAAGGAATTTGCTGAACTACCTAATCAACCAAACTTATTAGAATATTTAATTCAACTGTTTGCAAGCTTAGGAATTGCACCCAATACAAAAATCAAAACAGGATTTTTGGCATCTTTTTTAAACAGGACCACTACTGACACAAATCAGTTAGTTGACTTGACCGCTGTGGAACAACTGCTCAATCAAGGCAAGCTGTTGATATTGCTAGATGGACTAGATGAGGTGAGAGAAGCAGATAATAAACGGGTTTTGTCACATATTCGAGATTTTACAATTCAATACCATAAAAACCAGTTTGTCATTAGTTGTCGAATTGCAGCACGGGAATACACTTTTGAGCAGTTTACTGAAGTTGAAGTTGCAGATTTTGATGAACAACAAATTCACAGCTTTGCTCAGAAATGGTTTAAAGCAAAAGACGATGTAATTAAAGCTGAACGATTTACTGAGAAGTTAAAAGATGATAAGCCAATTCAGGAGTTAGCAACAAATCCATTGTTGTTAACACTGTTGTGTTTAGTGTTTGAAGAATCGGGTAACTTTCCATCCAATCGCTCCGAATTGTATAAAGAGAGTTTAGATGTACTGCTCAAAAAGTGGGATGTGAAACGAAATATTGAACGAGACCAAGTGTATAAAGAGTTATCTCTAAAACGCAAAGAAGATTTGCTTAGTCGAATTGCCTTAGAAACTTTTAAGCGTGGTGACTACTTCTTCAAACAAAAAGAAATTGAAAGAGAAATTACTCAATACATCCAGAATTTACCAAATGCTAGTACAAATCCAGAGGCACTGCAACTAGACAGTGAAGCAGTGCTTAAATCAATTGAAGCTCAGCATGGATTATTTGTAGAACGAGCAAGAAGCATTTACTCTTTCTCACACCTGACATTTCACGAGTATTTCACTGCAAGAAAGCTTGTGACTAGTGCTAATCCATATGCAACAAATGATAAAGCATTGCAAGCCTTAACCACCCATCTTACTGAAAAGCGTTGGCGGGAAGTCTTTTTGTTAACAGTAGGGATGCTGGATAGTGCAGATGCTTTGTTGCAGTTAATGAAAAATACTATTGATGCACTCTTAGAAAAAGATGAGAAGCTACAGGAGTTCTTCGCTTGGGTTGAGCAAAAATCCAGTTCTGTAGAAACGTCCTATAAACCAGCAGCTGTTCGCAGCTTTTACGTTTACCTCGCCCGAGGTCGAGGGCGAGCCCAAGACCGAGCCCTCAACCGAGCCCTCAACCTTGCCCTCTACCTCAACCTCGCCCTCGACCTCGACCTCGCCCTCAACCTCGCCCTCAACCGAGCCCGAGCCCTCAATCGAGCCCTCAACCGAGCCCGAGCCCTCAACCTCGTCCGAGACCTCGCCCGAGCCCTCAACCTCGCCCGAGACCTCGCCCAAGCCCTCAACCTCGCCCGAGACCGTAATCTTAAATTGCAGCAGTTGCTTCAACAACTCGAAAACCAACTCCCCAAACACAAGAACGATTTAGAAGCATACGTATCTTGGTGGCAGGCAGAGAGTCAAGCTTGGACTCAACAGTTAAGAACTGTGATGATTGAGTATCGCAATATTGGTCATGACTGGCAGTTTAGCGACTCCCAAAAGAAACTGTTGATACAGTACTTAGACGCGAATAAGCTACTAGTTGATTGCCTCAACAGCGATTGTTACGTGAGCCGCAAAGTGCGGCAGGAGATTGAGGATACATTGCTATTGCCAGTAAAAAAATGA
- a CDS encoding alkaline phosphatase family protein: MRNFARTSWTKKYFWRLFAASFFVMLLVWGNWNQHGTQGQTASKPQVPKVILISLDGATPQLINQYLADGILSSSQGLGLLQSQGIVAQQNITITPSLTAPGHIAIATGSSAAKNDINANTFHLVASPFKDNINGFNAPIGGYSAGIDGPAQSTELTANPLWLSLRENGKKVVAATFPGADGVDITVPGLPNSPIVQPANKRTVDYTVPFGTFAGVGAQGFNLTATDFSPAPKSVINQLKAAEKVSYSRILKTNKSFDKFTVNGVTYDIQVVAIDTTKDRKVNYDTLVFFDANQGIQPGAFNLPSTGPAYVRASEQKSSLFYLEGSSSKAGTAFYVSTLAPDLSTVRFARYSANYIPRNAAVLANVDDINNNVGFWRNQADYRITERLSPGFENFSDEELEAIYEDQVRNFVDYQTNVGLRAITQNPNVDLAMIYIEQPDGSEHQFLLTDSRQATNPRDPNSIAANQDQQKIARYDAYVKAAYQAADRAIQRVIDTVGTDSQGRPNSNIIVVSDHGFAAFHTSVDINNFLKNNNFDSNKVRAVSSGPAVNIYFNLQGREPNGIVSHEEYVTLQQQVANALKSFVDNNPNYSYGNSVHIFDKVYTRPIPEDLNDSSFGLSTNELIGQDAGDVFALLTLGYNFDGIQTPVVQRLGDDPSNSSVLSVPNFYGAHGYDPNLPNMSAIFFAAGPDFGHSMLKQVHNIDIAPTIEHLLNVQPASTVQGKSIVN; encoded by the coding sequence ATGAGAAATTTTGCGAGAACTTCTTGGACGAAGAAATATTTTTGGCGATTGTTCGCTGCATCGTTTTTTGTGATGCTGCTGGTATGGGGAAACTGGAACCAACATGGTACTCAAGGTCAGACTGCGAGCAAACCTCAAGTTCCCAAAGTCATTTTGATTTCCCTAGATGGTGCAACACCACAACTGATTAATCAATACCTTGCTGACGGAATACTTAGCTCAAGCCAGGGTTTAGGACTACTGCAAAGCCAAGGAATTGTTGCTCAGCAGAATATCACGATTACCCCATCCCTAACTGCCCCTGGACATATTGCGATCGCAACGGGTTCTTCTGCAGCAAAGAACGATATCAACGCCAACACATTTCATCTGGTTGCTAGTCCTTTCAAAGACAATATTAATGGTTTTAATGCTCCCATCGGCGGCTACTCAGCAGGTATTGATGGACCTGCCCAAAGCACAGAGTTGACAGCAAACCCACTTTGGTTATCCTTGCGAGAAAACGGTAAAAAGGTTGTTGCTGCCACATTTCCGGGAGCAGATGGGGTAGATATCACGGTACCAGGATTGCCCAATAGCCCGATTGTGCAACCAGCGAATAAGAGAACCGTAGACTATACAGTACCTTTTGGAACTTTTGCTGGAGTTGGGGCGCAAGGTTTTAACCTCACAGCAACAGACTTTTCTCCCGCTCCAAAGTCAGTGATTAACCAACTCAAAGCGGCTGAGAAAGTGTCTTATAGTCGGATATTAAAGACAAATAAATCCTTTGATAAGTTCACAGTTAATGGCGTCACTTACGACATCCAAGTCGTTGCGATCGACACAACTAAGGATCGTAAAGTTAATTACGACACGTTAGTCTTCTTTGATGCCAACCAAGGTATTCAGCCGGGTGCCTTCAATTTACCATCCACTGGACCGGCTTATGTGCGAGCAAGTGAGCAAAAGTCTAGCCTATTCTACTTGGAAGGTAGCTCCAGCAAAGCAGGAACGGCTTTTTACGTCAGTACCCTGGCTCCTGACTTATCTACTGTACGCTTTGCTCGTTACTCTGCCAATTACATTCCGCGCAACGCAGCAGTGCTAGCAAATGTGGATGATATCAACAATAATGTTGGTTTCTGGAGAAATCAGGCAGACTACCGCATCACTGAACGACTCAGCCCCGGATTTGAAAATTTTTCTGATGAAGAATTAGAAGCTATCTACGAGGACCAGGTTCGGAATTTTGTTGATTACCAAACCAATGTTGGTTTACGGGCAATCACTCAGAATCCCAATGTTGACCTGGCAATGATCTACATTGAGCAACCAGATGGATCAGAACACCAGTTCCTGCTTACCGACTCACGTCAAGCAACTAACCCTCGCGACCCCAACTCTATTGCAGCAAATCAGGATCAACAGAAGATTGCCCGTTACGACGCTTATGTAAAAGCAGCTTACCAAGCTGCTGACCGCGCAATTCAACGTGTTATTGATACCGTTGGTACTGATAGCCAAGGCAGACCTAATAGCAACATCATCGTCGTTTCAGACCACGGGTTTGCTGCTTTCCATACATCAGTTGATATTAATAACTTTCTCAAAAACAATAACTTCGATTCTAACAAGGTAAGAGCCGTAAGTTCTGGTCCTGCGGTCAATATCTACTTCAACCTACAGGGACGGGAACCTAATGGCATCGTTAGTCATGAAGAATACGTTACCTTGCAACAACAAGTAGCAAATGCACTCAAATCTTTTGTAGATAACAATCCCAACTACAGCTACGGTAACAGCGTCCATATATTTGATAAGGTTTACACCAGACCTATCCCTGAAGATCTGAATGACTCCTCGTTTGGTTTAAGCACGAATGAGTTGATTGGTCAAGATGCAGGTGATGTTTTTGCTCTACTAACACTGGGCTACAACTTCGATGGTATTCAAACGCCAGTTGTGCAGCGCTTGGGAGATGATCCTTCTAATAGTTCGGTGTTGTCTGTGCCCAATTTCTACGGCGCACACGGCTACGACCCCAATCTGCCGAATATGAGTGCGATTTTCTTTGCAGCTGGTCCAGATTTTGGACACAGCATGTTAAAACAGGTTCACAACATCGATATCGCGCCTACAATTGAGCATTTGTTGAATGTTCAACCTGCTTCAACTGTACAAGGTAAATCTATCGTCAATTAA
- a CDS encoding DUF1995 family protein, which produces MTQLPNSLEDAIVQAGEATKAALADGYKRLQVEILIPELKPMLVAEQFMPLFEEYGSGLKVFFPDAGGAALAKRDWADVSFKIFDIGTGKLSMEDKIEPEDEIFFLIGPTVVEVLEVEKIAQLAGDRPIVILNPRLEDLGVVGIGYTARQVRERFIKTIESCYYLRPIDDESAVFRSYPGVWEVWLQKSDEYQKISESPQKPSGDELDAILAKAQSKSATVDASSAKKPNLFKGLQRFLRALRN; this is translated from the coding sequence ATGACTCAACTTCCAAACTCTCTTGAAGATGCAATTGTTCAAGCCGGTGAAGCAACCAAAGCAGCACTTGCAGATGGATATAAGCGCTTACAAGTTGAAATACTGATTCCAGAACTCAAACCTATGCTTGTGGCAGAGCAATTTATGCCACTTTTTGAAGAATACGGTTCTGGCTTGAAAGTTTTCTTTCCAGATGCTGGTGGTGCAGCGCTTGCGAAGCGTGATTGGGCTGATGTGTCGTTTAAGATTTTTGATATTGGTACAGGAAAATTATCTATGGAGGACAAAATTGAACCAGAGGATGAAATTTTCTTTCTTATTGGTCCGACTGTGGTAGAAGTTTTAGAGGTGGAAAAGATCGCTCAATTGGCGGGCGATCGCCCAATAGTGATATTAAATCCTCGTTTAGAAGATTTAGGGGTAGTGGGCATTGGTTATACTGCGCGTCAAGTACGTGAGCGTTTCATCAAAACAATAGAATCTTGCTATTATCTCCGTCCCATTGATGACGAGAGTGCTGTATTTCGCTCTTACCCTGGGGTATGGGAAGTTTGGCTGCAAAAGAGCGATGAGTATCAAAAGATTTCCGAATCTCCGCAAAAGCCATCTGGTGACGAGTTGGATGCAATTTTAGCGAAGGCACAGTCTAAGTCAGCTACAGTAGATGCTTCATCTGCGAAAAAGCCCAATTTGTTTAAAGGTTTGCAACGTTTCTTACGAGCGTTGAGGAATTGA
- a CDS encoding cysteine desulfurase family protein, translating into MQIYLDYSATTPTRPEAIAAMQAVLTQDWGNPSSLHEWGQRAATVVEQARMQVAGLINAPDPESIIFTSGGTEADNLAIMGVAHLYAKPQHMIISNVEHSAVAEPVRLLELWGWQVTRLSVDAKARVNPLDLKAALQDNTVLVSVIYGQSEVGTLQPIEELGNIARRAGVLFHTDAVQVAGRLPIDVKNLPVDLLSISSHKIYGPQGVGALYVHPRVELVPLLGGGGQERRLRSGTQAVPIIAGFGVAAELADQELPTETPRLIKLRDRLFAQLADIPGLLPTGERTHRLPHHVSFCLEHADGQKLSGKTLVRQMNLAGIGISAGAACHSGKLSPSPILLAMGYPENVALGAIRMTLGRETTEADVDWVAMVLRQVLQRLSPVELIVSR; encoded by the coding sequence ATGCAAATTTATTTAGATTACAGCGCAACTACTCCCACTCGCCCAGAAGCAATAGCCGCAATGCAAGCAGTCTTAACTCAAGATTGGGGTAACCCCTCTAGCTTGCATGAGTGGGGACAACGGGCAGCAACGGTTGTGGAACAAGCAAGAATGCAGGTGGCTGGTTTAATAAACGCACCTGATCCTGAATCTATTATCTTTACTTCTGGTGGTACTGAAGCAGACAATTTGGCGATTATGGGAGTTGCCCATTTGTATGCCAAGCCCCAACACATGATTATTTCCAATGTTGAACATTCTGCTGTGGCCGAACCAGTACGTTTGTTGGAGTTGTGGGGTTGGCAAGTGACTCGCTTAAGCGTGGATGCCAAAGCAAGAGTAAACCCCCTAGATTTGAAAGCAGCGTTACAAGATAATACCGTGTTGGTCTCGGTTATTTACGGTCAAAGTGAAGTTGGGACATTACAACCAATTGAAGAATTAGGAAATATAGCTCGTCGTGCAGGTGTTTTGTTCCATACAGATGCTGTACAAGTGGCAGGGCGCTTACCTATAGATGTGAAAAATCTGCCCGTAGATTTACTCAGCATTTCTAGTCACAAAATTTATGGTCCACAAGGTGTTGGGGCGTTGTATGTGCATCCTCGTGTAGAGTTGGTTCCTTTACTGGGTGGTGGGGGACAAGAAAGACGACTACGTTCTGGAACGCAAGCAGTACCCATTATCGCGGGGTTTGGGGTTGCAGCAGAATTGGCAGATCAAGAATTGCCAACAGAAACACCTCGGTTAATCAAGTTACGCGATCGCCTGTTTGCCCAGTTAGCTGACATTCCTGGTTTACTCCCCACTGGCGAACGCACGCACCGCTTACCTCACCATGTCAGTTTTTGCTTAGAACACGCTGATGGACAAAAACTCAGTGGCAAAACTTTAGTACGACAAATGAATTTAGCTGGCATTGGTATCAGTGCTGGTGCTGCTTGTCATAGTGGTAAACTCAGCCCTAGTCCCATATTATTAGCAATGGGCTATCCAGAAAACGTGGCATTGGGAGCTATCCGCATGACACTAGGGCGCGAAACAACAGAAGCTGATGTCGATTGGGTAGCAATGGTGTTAAGGCAAGTTTTGCAGCGACTATCACCTGTAGAATTGATTGTTAGTCGTTAG